Proteins encoded together in one Salmo trutta chromosome 3, fSalTru1.1, whole genome shotgun sequence window:
- the LOC115185010 gene encoding 1-acylglycerol-3-phosphate O-acyltransferase ABHD5 isoform X2, translating into MADQAVTAERGSWTSTAWITSWLPSWCPTSQNQLKTAEEKMLQCITGKVSQQYVPISDGNMLWTLTLNGNMKQQTPLVLLHGFGGGVGLWALNLDALAQQRPVYAFDLLGFGQSSRPYFSSDAKEAEAQFVDSIEQWRAKVGLEAMVMLGHNFGGYLAAAYSLKYPTRVKHMVLVEPWGLPERPDTEDQDRPIPVWIKALGAIVSPFNPLAGLRLVGPLGPTLVSTLRPDFKKKYLSMFNDDTVTEYIYHLNVQTPSGETAFKNMTIPYGWAKRPMLQRIGLLHADIPITVIYGSRSSIDGNSGNAIKGMRPNSHVEIIAIRGAGHYVYADQPEDFNHRVLQVLSSRPTTTSTAGLLTREGPRVEKMILLDCLV; encoded by the exons ATGGCTGACCAAGCTGTGACTGCTGAGAGAGg GTCCTGGACTTCCACAGCATGGATCACCAGCTGGCTGCCCTCCTGGTGCCCCACCTCCCAGAACCAGCTCAAGACTGCAGAGGAGAAGATGCTGCAAT GCATCACAGGCAAGGTGTCCCAGCAGTATGTCCCAATCTCGGATGGTAACATGCTGTGGACCCTCACATTGAATGGAAACATGAAGCAGCAGACTCCCCTGGTGCTGCTGCATGGCTTCGGTGGAGGGGTGGGCCTGTGGGCCCTCAACCTAGACGCCCTGGCCCAACAG AGGCCAGTCTATGCCTTTGACCTGCTGGGCTTCGGCCAGAGCAGCAGGCCCTACTTCAGCTCCGACGCCAAGGAGGCTGAGGCCCAGTTTGTGGACTCCATCGAGCAGTGGAGGGCTAAAGTCGGCCTGGAAGCCATGGTCATGCTGGGACATAACTTTGGAGGTTATTTGGCAGCTGCTTATTCGCTCAAGTATCCCACCAG GGTAAAGCACATGGTGCTGGTTGAGCCGTGGGGCTTACCTGAGCGTCCAGACACAGAAGACCAGGACAGGCCCATCCCTGTGTGGATCAAAGCCCTGGGAGCCATTGTGAGCCCTTTCAACCCCCTGGCAGGGCTACGTCTGGTGGGGCCACTGG GTCCCACACTTGTTTCAACTCTAAGACCAGACTTCAAGAAGAAATACTTGTCCATGTTCAACGACGACACGGTCACAGAGTATATCTATCACCTGAACGTCCAGACTCCCAG TGGTGAGACAGCCTTCAAGAACATGACCATCCCATACGGGTGGGCCAAGAGGCCTATGCTGCAGAGGATTGGCCTGCTCCATGCTGACATCCCTATTACTGTGATATATGGGTCACGCTCCAGCATCGATGGTAACTCGGGCAACGCTATCAAAGGAATGAGGCCAAACTCTCATGTGGAGATCATA gctATCAGAGGGGCGGGCCACTACGTCTATGCTGACCAGCCAGAGGACTTCAACCACAGAGTGCTTCAG GTCCTCAGTAGTAGACCTACCACCACCAGCACAGCAGGCCTGCTAACTAGGGAAGGACCCCGTGTTGAAAAGATGATTCTCCTGGATTGTTTGGTTTGA
- the LOC115185010 gene encoding 1-acylglycerol-3-phosphate O-acyltransferase ABHD5 isoform X1: MADQAVTAERGLFFGCRLAQRILMFLGIHSLFYNLLTFLDRTLRSWTSTAWITSWLPSWCPTSQNQLKTAEEKMLQCITGKVSQQYVPISDGNMLWTLTLNGNMKQQTPLVLLHGFGGGVGLWALNLDALAQQRPVYAFDLLGFGQSSRPYFSSDAKEAEAQFVDSIEQWRAKVGLEAMVMLGHNFGGYLAAAYSLKYPTRVKHMVLVEPWGLPERPDTEDQDRPIPVWIKALGAIVSPFNPLAGLRLVGPLGPTLVSTLRPDFKKKYLSMFNDDTVTEYIYHLNVQTPSGETAFKNMTIPYGWAKRPMLQRIGLLHADIPITVIYGSRSSIDGNSGNAIKGMRPNSHVEIIAIRGAGHYVYADQPEDFNHRVLQVLSSRPTTTSTAGLLTREGPRVEKMILLDCLV; this comes from the exons ATGGCTGACCAAGCTGTGACTGCTGAGAGAGg TTTGTTTTTTGGCTGCAGACTGGCTCAGCGAATACTGATGTTTCTTGGTATTCATAGTCTTTTCTACAATTTGTTGACTTTCCTGGACAGAACGTTGAG GTCCTGGACTTCCACAGCATGGATCACCAGCTGGCTGCCCTCCTGGTGCCCCACCTCCCAGAACCAGCTCAAGACTGCAGAGGAGAAGATGCTGCAAT GCATCACAGGCAAGGTGTCCCAGCAGTATGTCCCAATCTCGGATGGTAACATGCTGTGGACCCTCACATTGAATGGAAACATGAAGCAGCAGACTCCCCTGGTGCTGCTGCATGGCTTCGGTGGAGGGGTGGGCCTGTGGGCCCTCAACCTAGACGCCCTGGCCCAACAG AGGCCAGTCTATGCCTTTGACCTGCTGGGCTTCGGCCAGAGCAGCAGGCCCTACTTCAGCTCCGACGCCAAGGAGGCTGAGGCCCAGTTTGTGGACTCCATCGAGCAGTGGAGGGCTAAAGTCGGCCTGGAAGCCATGGTCATGCTGGGACATAACTTTGGAGGTTATTTGGCAGCTGCTTATTCGCTCAAGTATCCCACCAG GGTAAAGCACATGGTGCTGGTTGAGCCGTGGGGCTTACCTGAGCGTCCAGACACAGAAGACCAGGACAGGCCCATCCCTGTGTGGATCAAAGCCCTGGGAGCCATTGTGAGCCCTTTCAACCCCCTGGCAGGGCTACGTCTGGTGGGGCCACTGG GTCCCACACTTGTTTCAACTCTAAGACCAGACTTCAAGAAGAAATACTTGTCCATGTTCAACGACGACACGGTCACAGAGTATATCTATCACCTGAACGTCCAGACTCCCAG TGGTGAGACAGCCTTCAAGAACATGACCATCCCATACGGGTGGGCCAAGAGGCCTATGCTGCAGAGGATTGGCCTGCTCCATGCTGACATCCCTATTACTGTGATATATGGGTCACGCTCCAGCATCGATGGTAACTCGGGCAACGCTATCAAAGGAATGAGGCCAAACTCTCATGTGGAGATCATA gctATCAGAGGGGCGGGCCACTACGTCTATGCTGACCAGCCAGAGGACTTCAACCACAGAGTGCTTCAG GTCCTCAGTAGTAGACCTACCACCACCAGCACAGCAGGCCTGCTAACTAGGGAAGGACCCCGTGTTGAAAAGATGATTCTCCTGGATTGTTTGGTTTGA